The Phocoena sinus isolate mPhoSin1 chromosome 17, mPhoSin1.pri, whole genome shotgun sequence genome contains a region encoding:
- the BOP1 gene encoding ribosome biogenesis protein BOP1 isoform X2 — protein sequence MAGTRGVGREAAAAGSLPGKRPPEPEPEPLEPSLLGAPGLSPGPGSDPGLSDSEESVFSGLEDSGSDSSEADTAAEEEDGASSNEQHSRTEKPPGQQAGTPSPRTEVASVRFEDEYVEDSSDEEDIRNTVGNVPLEWYDDFPHVGYDLDGRRIYKPLRTPDELDRFLDKMDNPDYWRTVRDRMTGHSVQLTDEQVALVRRLQRGQFGDVSFNPYEPAVDFFSGDLMVHPVTNRPADKRSFIPSLVEKEKVSRMVHAIKMGWIQPRRPRDSTPSFYDLWAQEDPDAVLGRHKMHVPAPKLALPGHAESYNPPPEYLPSEEERMAWEQREPDERRLNFLPRRFPSLRAVPAYGRFIQERFERCLDLYLCPRQRKMRVNVDPEDLIPRLPRPRDLQPFPTCQALVYRGHSDLVRCLSVSPGGQWLASGSDDGSVRLWEVASARCVRTVPVGGVVKSVAWNPRPNVCLVAVAVEDAVLLLNPALGDRLVVGSTDQLLSAFTPPVEPAAQPAHWLEASEEERRVGLRLRICHGKPVTQATWHGRGDYMAVVLATPGHSQVLIHQLSRRRSQSPFRRGHGQVQRVAFHPVRPFLLVASQRSVRLYHLLRQELTKKLTPNCKWVSSLAVHPAGDNVLCGSYDSKLVWFDLDLSTRPYRVLRHHKKALRAVAFHPRYPLFASGSDDGSVIVCHGMVYNDLLQNPLLVPVKVLKGHSLTKDLGVLDVAFHPTQPWVFSAGADGTLRLFT from the exons ATGGCGGGCACGCGGGGCGTGGGGCGCGAGGCGGCGGCGGCTGGGTCGCTGCCGGGGAAGCGGCcgccggagccggagccggagccgttGGAG CCTTCTCTCCTCGGTGCTCCTGGTCTCAGCCCTGGGCCTGGCAGCGATCCTGGCCTCTCCGACAGCGAGGAAAGTGTGTTCTCAGGCCTGGAGGATTCCGGCAGTGACAGTAGTGAGGCCGACACTGCGGCTGAGGAGGAGGATGGGGCCAGCAGCAATGAGCAGCACAGCAGGACGGAGAAGCCCCCCGGGCAGCAG gcCGGGACCCCTTCGCCGAGGACGGAGGTGGCGAGTGTGCGGTTTGAGGACGAGTATGTGGAGGACAGCTCTGACGAGGAG GACATCCGGAACACGGTGGGCAACGTGCCCTTGGAGTGGTATGATGACTTCCCCCACGTGGGCTACGACCTGGACGGCAGGCGCATCTATAAGCCCCTGCGCACCCCTGACGAGCTGGACCGGTTTCTGGACAAGATGGACAACCCTGACTACTG GCGTACGGTGCGGGACCGGATGACGGGGCACAGCGTGCAGCTGACAGATGAACAGGTGGCCCTGGTGCGGCGACTGCAGAGGGGCCAGTTTGGGGACGTGAGCTTCAACCCGTACGAG CCGGCTGTGGACTTCTTCAGTGGGGACCTCATGGTACACCCGGTGACCAACCGGCCTGCTGACAAGCGCAGCTTTATCCCGTCCCTGGTGGAGAAGGAGAAG GTCTCCCGCATGGTGCACGCCATTAAGATGGGCTGGATCCAGCCTCGCCGTCCTCGGGACTCCACCCCCAGCTTCTACGACCTGTGGGCCCAAGAGGACCCCGACGCGGTGCTGGGCCGCCACAAGATGCACGTGCCTGCACCCAAGCTGGCCCTACCGGGCCACGCGGAGTCCTACAACCCACCTCCCGAGTACCTGCCCAGCGAGGAGGAG CGCATGGCCTGGGAGCAGCGAGAGCCCGACGAGAGGAGGCTCAACTTCCTGCCGCGCCGGTTCCCGAGCCTGCGGGCTGTGCCTGCGTACGGCCGCTTCATCCAGGAGCGCTTCGAGCGCTGCCTTGACCTCTACCTGTGCCCACGCCAGCGCAAGATGAGG GTGAACGTGGACCCTGAGGACCTCATCCCCAGACTGCCCCGGCCACGCGACCTGCAGCCTTTCCCCACGTGCCAGGCCCTG GTCTACAGGGGCCACAGCGACCTCGTCCGCTGCCTCAGTGTCTCCCCGGGTGGCCAGTGGCTGGCATCAG GCTCAGACGATGGCTCTGTGCGGCTCTGGGAGGTGGCCTCTGCCCGCTGCGTGAGGACCGTGCCCGTGGGGGGCGTGGTCAAGAGTGTCGCCTGGAACCCCCGCCCGAACGTCTGCCTGGTGGCCGTGGCAGT GGAGGACGCGGTCCTGCTGCTGAACCCGGCCCTGGGGGACCGGCTGGTGGTGGGCAGCACGGACCAGCTGCTGAGTGCCTTCACCCCGCCCGTGGAGCCTGCCGCGCAGCCCGCCCACTGGCTGGAAGCCTCGGAGGAGGAGCGCCGGGTCGGCCTGCGGCTGCGCATCTGCCACGGCaag CCAGTGACGCAGGCGACGTGGCACGGTCGTGGGGACTACATGGCCGTGGTGCTGGCCACCCCGGGCCACAGCCAGGTGCTGATACACCAGCTGAGCCGGCGCCGCAGCCAGAGCCCTTTCCGCCGCGGCCACGGCCAGGTGCAGCGCGTGGCCTTCCACCCCGTGCGGCCCTTCCTGCTCGTGGCTTCCCAGCGCAGCGTCCGCCTCTACCACCTGCTGCGCCAGGAGCTCACCAAGAAGCTGACGCCCAACTGCAAGTGGGTGTCCAGCCTGGCAGTGCACCCGGCAG GCGACAACGTCCTCTGTGGCAGCTATGACAGCAAGCTGGTGTGGTTTGACCTGGACCTGTCCACCAGGCCGTACAGGGTGCTGAG GCACCACAAGAAGGCCCTCCGGGCCGTGGCCTTCCACCCCCGGTACCCGCTCTTCGCATCTGGCTCCGACGACGGCAGTGTCATCGTCTGCCACGGGATGGTGTACAA cGACCTGCTGCAGAACCCACTGCTGGTGCCTGTGAAGGTGCTCAAGGGGCACAGCCTGACCAAAGACCTGGGGGTGCTGGACGTGGCCTTCCACCCCACCCAGCCGTGGGTCTTCTCCGCCGGGGCCGACGGCACCCTCCGCCTCTTCACCTAG
- the BOP1 gene encoding ribosome biogenesis protein BOP1 isoform X1: MAGTRGVGREAAAAGSLPGKRPPEPEPEPLEAGTPSPRTEVASVRFEDEYVEDSSDEEDIRNTVGNVPLEWYDDFPHVGYDLDGRRIYKPLRTPDELDRFLDKMDNPDYWRTVRDRMTGHSVQLTDEQVALVRRLQRGQFGDVSFNPYEPAVDFFSGDLMVHPVTNRPADKRSFIPSLVEKEKVSRMVHAIKMGWIQPRRPRDSTPSFYDLWAQEDPDAVLGRHKMHVPAPKLALPGHAESYNPPPEYLPSEEERMAWEQREPDERRLNFLPRRFPSLRAVPAYGRFIQERFERCLDLYLCPRQRKMRVNVDPEDLIPRLPRPRDLQPFPTCQALVYRGHSDLVRCLSVSPGGQWLASGSDDGSVRLWEVASARCVRTVPVGGVVKSVAWNPRPNVCLVAVAVEDAVLLLNPALGDRLVVGSTDQLLSAFTPPVEPAAQPAHWLEASEEERRVGLRLRICHGKPVTQATWHGRGDYMAVVLATPGHSQVLIHQLSRRRSQSPFRRGHGQVQRVAFHPVRPFLLVASQRSVRLYHLLRQELTKKLTPNCKWVSSLAVHPAGDNVLCGSYDSKLVWFDLDLSTRPYRVLRHHKKALRAVAFHPRYPLFASGSDDGSVIVCHGMVYNDLLQNPLLVPVKVLKGHSLTKDLGVLDVAFHPTQPWVFSAGADGTLRLFT; the protein is encoded by the exons ATGGCGGGCACGCGGGGCGTGGGGCGCGAGGCGGCGGCGGCTGGGTCGCTGCCGGGGAAGCGGCcgccggagccggagccggagccgttGGAG gcCGGGACCCCTTCGCCGAGGACGGAGGTGGCGAGTGTGCGGTTTGAGGACGAGTATGTGGAGGACAGCTCTGACGAGGAG GACATCCGGAACACGGTGGGCAACGTGCCCTTGGAGTGGTATGATGACTTCCCCCACGTGGGCTACGACCTGGACGGCAGGCGCATCTATAAGCCCCTGCGCACCCCTGACGAGCTGGACCGGTTTCTGGACAAGATGGACAACCCTGACTACTG GCGTACGGTGCGGGACCGGATGACGGGGCACAGCGTGCAGCTGACAGATGAACAGGTGGCCCTGGTGCGGCGACTGCAGAGGGGCCAGTTTGGGGACGTGAGCTTCAACCCGTACGAG CCGGCTGTGGACTTCTTCAGTGGGGACCTCATGGTACACCCGGTGACCAACCGGCCTGCTGACAAGCGCAGCTTTATCCCGTCCCTGGTGGAGAAGGAGAAG GTCTCCCGCATGGTGCACGCCATTAAGATGGGCTGGATCCAGCCTCGCCGTCCTCGGGACTCCACCCCCAGCTTCTACGACCTGTGGGCCCAAGAGGACCCCGACGCGGTGCTGGGCCGCCACAAGATGCACGTGCCTGCACCCAAGCTGGCCCTACCGGGCCACGCGGAGTCCTACAACCCACCTCCCGAGTACCTGCCCAGCGAGGAGGAG CGCATGGCCTGGGAGCAGCGAGAGCCCGACGAGAGGAGGCTCAACTTCCTGCCGCGCCGGTTCCCGAGCCTGCGGGCTGTGCCTGCGTACGGCCGCTTCATCCAGGAGCGCTTCGAGCGCTGCCTTGACCTCTACCTGTGCCCACGCCAGCGCAAGATGAGG GTGAACGTGGACCCTGAGGACCTCATCCCCAGACTGCCCCGGCCACGCGACCTGCAGCCTTTCCCCACGTGCCAGGCCCTG GTCTACAGGGGCCACAGCGACCTCGTCCGCTGCCTCAGTGTCTCCCCGGGTGGCCAGTGGCTGGCATCAG GCTCAGACGATGGCTCTGTGCGGCTCTGGGAGGTGGCCTCTGCCCGCTGCGTGAGGACCGTGCCCGTGGGGGGCGTGGTCAAGAGTGTCGCCTGGAACCCCCGCCCGAACGTCTGCCTGGTGGCCGTGGCAGT GGAGGACGCGGTCCTGCTGCTGAACCCGGCCCTGGGGGACCGGCTGGTGGTGGGCAGCACGGACCAGCTGCTGAGTGCCTTCACCCCGCCCGTGGAGCCTGCCGCGCAGCCCGCCCACTGGCTGGAAGCCTCGGAGGAGGAGCGCCGGGTCGGCCTGCGGCTGCGCATCTGCCACGGCaag CCAGTGACGCAGGCGACGTGGCACGGTCGTGGGGACTACATGGCCGTGGTGCTGGCCACCCCGGGCCACAGCCAGGTGCTGATACACCAGCTGAGCCGGCGCCGCAGCCAGAGCCCTTTCCGCCGCGGCCACGGCCAGGTGCAGCGCGTGGCCTTCCACCCCGTGCGGCCCTTCCTGCTCGTGGCTTCCCAGCGCAGCGTCCGCCTCTACCACCTGCTGCGCCAGGAGCTCACCAAGAAGCTGACGCCCAACTGCAAGTGGGTGTCCAGCCTGGCAGTGCACCCGGCAG GCGACAACGTCCTCTGTGGCAGCTATGACAGCAAGCTGGTGTGGTTTGACCTGGACCTGTCCACCAGGCCGTACAGGGTGCTGAG GCACCACAAGAAGGCCCTCCGGGCCGTGGCCTTCCACCCCCGGTACCCGCTCTTCGCATCTGGCTCCGACGACGGCAGTGTCATCGTCTGCCACGGGATGGTGTACAA cGACCTGCTGCAGAACCCACTGCTGGTGCCTGTGAAGGTGCTCAAGGGGCACAGCCTGACCAAAGACCTGGGGGTGCTGGACGTGGCCTTCCACCCCACCCAGCCGTGGGTCTTCTCCGCCGGGGCCGACGGCACCCTCCGCCTCTTCACCTAG
- the SCX gene encoding basic helix-loop-helix transcription factor scleraxis translates to MSFAMLRSAPPGRYLYPEVSPLSEDEDRGSESSGSDEKPCRVHAARCGLQGARRRAGGRRAGGGGPGPGGRPGREPRQRHTANARERDRTNSVNTAFTALRTLIPTEPADRKLSKIETLRLASSYISHLGNVLLVGEACGDGQPCHSGPAFFHAARSGSPPPPPPPPPARDGENAQPKQICTFCLSNQRKLSKDRDRKTAIRS, encoded by the exons ATGTCCTTCGCAATGCTGCGCTCGGCACCGCCCGGCCGCTACCTGTACCCCGAGGTGAGCCCGCTGTCGGAGGACGAGGACCGCGGCAGCGAGAGTTCGGGCTCCGACGAGAAGCCCTGCCGCGTGCACGCGGCGCGCTGTGGCCTCCAGGGCGCCCGGAGACGGGCCGGGGGCCggcgggcggggggcggcggcCCGGGGCCTGGGGGGCGGCCGGGCCGCGAGCCCCGACAGCGGCACACGGCGAACGCGCGCGAGCGGGACCGGACGAACAGCGTGAACACGGCCTTCACGGCGCTGCGCACGCTCATCCCCACCGAGCCGGCCGACCGCAAGCTCTCCAAGATCGAGACCCTGCGCCTGGCCTCCAGCTACATCTCGCACCTGGGCAACGTGTTGCTGGTGGGTGAGGCCTGCGGCGACGGGCAACCCTGCCACTCGGGGCCCGCCTTCTTCCACGCGGCGCGCTCTGGCAGCCCTccacccccgccgcccccgccccccgcccgcgACGGCGAGAACGCCCAGCCCAAACAGATCTGCACCTTCTGCCTCAGCAACCAAAGAAAGTTG AGCAAGGACCGAGACAGAAAGACGGCGATTCGGAGTTAG